The DNA sequence CGCGTAACGGAACTTCTTGTCCAGAATGAAGGTGACCATCGTGCCGAGAATCAGGCCGACCAGCACCGCGCCCTCACCCAGGGTCTTGAGCCCGTCGTAGACCACACCTGCGCCGTTGAGCGCGTCGCTGGTCACTTCGGCCGCCGTGGTTCCTGCCGCGCTGAGGGCGTTGTCGATCATGCCGCGACCCCACTCCGCCAGGTTGGGCAGCAGGGCCGCGACGACGGCGACCGCGTGCAGCCGCGGGACCGCCTGGAAGGCCTGGGCGCCGATCAGCAGGCCGATGTAGAGCAGGATCGGCACGATGGCCGGCACCGGCAGCAGCGCGGCCAGGACACCGAAAAGTCCCATGAAGCACAGGAATCCGATGACGGCACCGCTGGCGAGTGAGTAGCCCGCGCGCCCTCCGGCGTCCTTCCACCCCGGGTGGCCGATGTAGACGGCAGGCGGAAAGGGCGAGCCGAAGGCCGAGCCGACCACCGCGCCGGCCCCGTCGGCCAGCAGCACGCTGCGCAGGTTGTAGCTGTCACCGGCCGCCGCCGCGCTCTCGACATTGCTCATCGCCTCGGTGAAGTTGTACACACCCAGCGGAATCGCGGTGCCCAACAGCGGCGCCAGATCGGAGAGGCCGCTGATCAGCATGTCCAGCCGCAGGTCCGGAACCCCGACGGCAATGTCGCTGACCGCCTGCCCGACGTCGGGTGCCGACATGTAGCCACCCGCCCAGCCGATGGCGGTGCCGACCAGCAGTGCGACCAATCCGATGGGGATGTTGCCCGGCAGCTTCACGTCGGTGAAGAAACCGATCAGGATGATGGCCAGCACCGGCAGACCGATCCAGGCGACCTCCCACATCTGCGCGGCGGGGCGCATCGAGATGAACGTGATGGAGATGCCGGCCAACGTGCCCAGCATCGCCGCCCGCGGGGTTAGCTTGCGGATGTAGGGACCGACGAATGCGCCGATCATCACGATGACGCCGATCAGGAACGCCCACGCCAGTCCCGCCTGCCAGGCCTGCATCGGATCGTCGGTGGCCAGATAGACCGGCAGCATCACGACGAACACCACGATGAACATGTGCGGCACGCTGGGGCCGTACGGCAGGGCGGTGACGTCGTTTCGGTTCTCCCGCCGCGCGAGTCGCCGGGCCAGGAACGTGTAGTAGAGGTTCCCGAGGATCAGAGCCACCCCCAGCGCCGGGAGGACCGTGCCCAGCACATCGGCGGCCGGCACGGCGACCACGGCCACCATCAACCCGGTCAGCGTCAACACGTTGACCAGGATGTTGAATCCCAGGCCGAAGAACGCGTTGGTGTCGCCGCGCGTCCACCAGGGCAGGGACAGGGAGCGGGCAGTGGGCGGTTCGGCGGGTGCGTTGGTGACGTCGGTGCTCATCGGGCCTCTTCTCGGTCTGCTGGCGTGGTGAGTTGAGTGAGTGCGGGGATGACGACGGCACTGTCTGCCACCCATCCGAAAATGCCGCCCTGGGCCTTGATCATCTCCAGGCCGACCCGCTGGAATTCCGGGAAATAGGAACCGACACAGTCGGATACGACCAGGCATTCGTATCCGCGGTCGTTGGCCTCCCTGGTGGTGGTGTGCACGCACACCTCGGTGGTGACGCCGGTGACGAGCAGTTGGGTGATCCCGGCAGCGGTGAGAAGCTCGGACAGCTCGGTGGCGTAGAACGCACCCTTACCGGGTTTGTCGATGACGACTTCTCCGGCTACCGGGGCGAGCTCGTCGACGATGTCGTGACCGTATTCGCCACGGATCAGGATGCGCCCGTACTTCCCTTCGTCACCAATGCGTTTCGACGGGGCACCGCGGCGCAATTTGGCCGGAGGACAGTCCGACAGGTCGGGGCGGTGCCCCTCCCGCGTGTGGATGACCATCACCCCGGCGTCGCGGGCCGCACCGATCAGCGCGGCCAGCGGTGGCACCACCCGCGCGAGTTGGTCCACGTCGTTGCCGAGGCTCTCGCCGAATCCTCCGGGAAGCAGGAAGTCCCGTTGCATGTCGATGACGATCAACGCGGTTCGGTCGGCGGCGAGCGTGAACGGTGAGGGCTCGGCGGGTATCTCGGCGGTTGCACTCATGCGTGCTCCTCGGTGAGGGTGACGGCGTCGGCGGGCACACCCGACGGCCAGGGTGTGCGGCGTGGTTCGTCGAGGAGTTGGGCGGCGACATGCAGCACGGTGTCATCGCTGAGCGCCGGCCCGAGCACCATCGCACTGCACGGCCGTCCGTCGGCGGTGACCCCGACCGGGACGGCGGCACCGAGCAGGTCGAGGAGATTGCCGAAATGCGTGTAATGGCCGAGTTTCGTGTTGCAGTCGATCGGCGCGGCGAGCACCTCGTCGACGGTGAAGGTGGTGCCGATCGTCGGCAGTACGAGCACGTCCATCTGCCGCCACAGCCGACCGGTGACAGCCTTGAGCTCCTGGAGTCTCTGCAGCGCGGCGAACGCATCGACGGCGGTGTAGCGGTGGCCACTGCGCAGGATGTCGCGCACCACCGGGTGGATCGAATCCGGTTGGGCAGCAAGGAAGTCACCGAATTCGACCAGCCGTTCGGCCACCCACGGCCCCTGGTAGAGCAGTGCGCCGGCCGCGAGGAAGGGTTGTAGCGAGACGTCGACCACGGTGTTGGTGCGGGACAGCCGGGTTCGCACGGCGAGGTGGGCGCGGCGCATCTGCTCGTCACCGAAAAACTCCAGCTCCTGCTCCGGCGGCAGCCCCACGGTGACGGCGCCCCCGCGGAAGCGCGGCCCGCGGTCGCGAGACCAGGGGTCCTCGTCGTCGCGAGCGATCATGACGTCGAGGACCCGATCCACGTCGTCGACCGATCCCGCCATGACGCTCACACAATCCAGCGACCTGCAGGCGGGCACCAGCCCGACGGTGCTGATCAGTCCGCGCGACGGCTTGAAGCCCACGACACCGTTCAGTGCGGCCGGCACCCGCCCCGAACCCGCGGTGTCCGTCGCGACCGCGAACGGCACCTGGCCGAGAGCGACCGCCAGCGCCGACCCCGAACTGGAGCCGCCGGAGATCATGTCGCCGCCGTAGACGCTGCGCGGCACCGTGTAGGGCGTCCGGGTGCCGTTGAGTCCGGTAGCGAACTGGTCGAGGTTGGTTTTGCCGACGTAGAGGGCGCCGGCGTCGAGCAGGCGGCGCACCGCCGGCGCGGTGGCAGTGGCGACGTAGGCGTAGTCGGGGCAGGACAACGTGGTCGGCACGCCGGCCACGTCGATGCTGTCCTTGACACCGAACGGCACGCCGTAGAGCGGCAGCGTGCGGGCGCCCGGACGGTTCTCGATGTCCTCGGCGGCTGCGATCAGCTGCTCGCGGGGAACGGTCGACAGCCACGTGCCGTCGTCACCCCGTGCGGCGATCGCATCGGCGACGCGGGCGGCGGTGGCGGTCGGCGAACCCGTGCCCGACGCATGGGAGGTGAGGATCTCGGCCACGGAGGGCCCGACGGTCGGTCCAGGTTTCGAGTCGGCCATGTCTGTCGATTGTCGACAGAATGATGGCGATTCTGGGTCAGCCGTGTGTCGATCGTGTTAGCGCCGCGCTCAGACCCCCGGTTCCGGCTCCTTCTCCAAGCCTTCCAAGCCTTCCGGCTCCTTCTCCAAGCCTTCCAAGCCGAGGTAGTGCAGGTGGCCGTGGTCACGCAGCGCGGCGATCGCCAACGCCGCGTCATTGGTCTCCAGCGCCGAGAGGATCGCCTTGTGCCGCTCGATGCCGTCACCGGCATCGCGTTGCCGGGCCTCCTCACGGAGGTTCTTCGCCATCGGGAGCTGCAGTTTGAGCAGGATCGGCTCCAGCGTGATGTCAAGTTGCCGATTGTGGGCCAGACCGACGACGGCGGCATGGAATGCGCGGTGGGCATCATCGCGGACCACCGCGTCGCGGGCGACGTCCATGCGTTCCAGCGCCGCCCGCACCGGTTCGAGCGCCGTCGCCGAATCCTTCAGCGGCAGTGCTGATTCCACGGCGTGCCGCTCCAGCACATGGCGCAGTTCGAACAACTGGAGGACATCTGTCGACGACCATTCGGCGACCCGCGAGCCGCGCCGGGGCAGGTGTTCCACCAGCCCCTGTTGGGTGAGCAGGCGCAGCGCCTCGCGCAGCGGCGCCCGGCTGAAGCCGAAGGTCGCGCACAACTGTTCTTCGACGATCTTCTCGCCGGGGGAGAGCTCGCCGCTGAGGATCGCCTCACGCAGGCGGTGGGACGCGACCTCCACCAAGGTCGCGGGCAGGCCGAACCGGGCAGGGTCGTCGCGCGGCGCAGCCATGGCCCAATGGTAGGGAACGACGCCGCCCACGGCGGCTCCCGCGACGCTGACGGGCCCGACAATTGTTTTGCTGCCTTGCCCGTTCGCGCCCCCGAGTGGACCGCTAGTCGGCGGTAGGTGAGTTGGT is a window from the Mycolicibacterium poriferae genome containing:
- a CDS encoding allophanate hydrolase — encoded protein: MADSKPGPTVGPSVAEILTSHASGTGSPTATAARVADAIAARGDDGTWLSTVPREQLIAAAEDIENRPGARTLPLYGVPFGVKDSIDVAGVPTTLSCPDYAYVATATAPAVRRLLDAGALYVGKTNLDQFATGLNGTRTPYTVPRSVYGGDMISGGSSSGSALAVALGQVPFAVATDTAGSGRVPAALNGVVGFKPSRGLISTVGLVPACRSLDCVSVMAGSVDDVDRVLDVMIARDDEDPWSRDRGPRFRGGAVTVGLPPEQELEFFGDEQMRRAHLAVRTRLSRTNTVVDVSLQPFLAAGALLYQGPWVAERLVEFGDFLAAQPDSIHPVVRDILRSGHRYTAVDAFAALQRLQELKAVTGRLWRQMDVLVLPTIGTTFTVDEVLAAPIDCNTKLGHYTHFGNLLDLLGAAVPVGVTADGRPCSAMVLGPALSDDTVLHVAAQLLDEPRRTPWPSGVPADAVTLTEEHA
- a CDS encoding cysteine hydrolase family protein; amino-acid sequence: MSATAEIPAEPSPFTLAADRTALIVIDMQRDFLLPGGFGESLGNDVDQLARVVPPLAALIGAARDAGVMVIHTREGHRPDLSDCPPAKLRRGAPSKRIGDEGKYGRILIRGEYGHDIVDELAPVAGEVVIDKPGKGAFYATELSELLTAAGITQLLVTGVTTEVCVHTTTREANDRGYECLVVSDCVGSYFPEFQRVGLEMIKAQGGIFGWVADSAVVIPALTQLTTPADREEAR
- a CDS encoding regulator, yielding MSTDVTNAPAEPPTARSLSLPWWTRGDTNAFFGLGFNILVNVLTLTGLMVAVVAVPAADVLGTVLPALGVALILGNLYYTFLARRLARRENRNDVTALPYGPSVPHMFIVVFVVMLPVYLATDDPMQAWQAGLAWAFLIGVIVMIGAFVGPYIRKLTPRAAMLGTLAGISITFISMRPAAQMWEVAWIGLPVLAIILIGFFTDVKLPGNIPIGLVALLVGTAIGWAGGYMSAPDVGQAVSDIAVGVPDLRLDMLISGLSDLAPLLGTAIPLGVYNFTEAMSNVESAAAAGDSYNLRSVLLADGAGAVVGSAFGSPFPPAVYIGHPGWKDAGGRAGYSLASGAVIGFLCFMGLFGVLAALLPVPAIVPILLYIGLLIGAQAFQAVPRLHAVAVVAALLPNLAEWGRGMIDNALSAAGTTAAEVTSDALNGAGVVYDGLKTLGEGAVLVGLILGTMVTFILDKKFRYAAVAALVGAALSFIGLIHAAEVSWAASPQVALGYLLFGLVCLVFSVVPGAKTPVTHPDEADIVAGH
- a CDS encoding GntR family transcriptional regulator, coding for MAAPRDDPARFGLPATLVEVASHRLREAILSGELSPGEKIVEEQLCATFGFSRAPLREALRLLTQQGLVEHLPRRGSRVAEWSSTDVLQLFELRHVLERHAVESALPLKDSATALEPVRAALERMDVARDAVVRDDAHRAFHAAVVGLAHNRQLDITLEPILLKLQLPMAKNLREEARQRDAGDGIERHKAILSALETNDAALAIAALRDHGHLHYLGLEGLEKEPEGLEGLEKEPEPGV